The genomic region TTTCTCGAAAAGTCGAAACACAGAGGCGCGGATTTTAAAGTCCAAAAGCGCTTAGGTCTGGAAGGCCTGGAAGTTGAGGCATAGAGGAAGACGCCGCGCTCTGTAGTTGTTTGAAGGCGCTTTTATAAGCTTCTTTAATAAGATCTTCTAGCCCTTCAAGATCATCAGGATCGACACACTCTTTTTTGATAGAAATTTTTAGCATTTCATGCTCACCATTTAAGGTGATAGCTACAAGGCCATTTCCAGCAAGACCTGTAACTTCTGTTGCTTTTGCTTGCTCTTGCATCTTGCTAAACTGTTCTTGAAGAGCGCGTGCTTGT from Chlamydiales bacterium harbors:
- a CDS encoding YbaB/EbfC family nucleoid-associated protein produces the protein MGSGFAKQKKQARALQEQFSKMQEQAKATEVTGLAGNGLVAITLNGEHEMLKISIKKECVDPDDLEGLEDLIKEAYKSAFKQLQSAASSSMPQLPGLPDLSAFGL